Below is a window of Ktedonobacteraceae bacterium DNA.
CCTGGCAACCACAATACGTCCCGATTCAAGTGCTGGCTAACGTCATCGCGCCATTGCTACCGCCAGGAGAGGGAGACCGCCTGATCAATGCGCTCGCGCCGGGAGGCACGCCATTTACCTCTTCCGACCTCGCCGAACTTTCGCCCGATACAGTAGCTGTGTATCACCTGCTGAACGGAGATGAACCAGGTCAGGTAGATAGCAATCTCGCTTCACTCTCGCCGCCGCTACAGGCATTGTTGCAGGATCTCTCGCCGAGCCGCGTAATCAACTCGATTCGCGCGCCCATCTATCTGCTGCACGACCGCAACGACCAGTACGTTCCATTCACCGAATCGGTCGAGTTCGACGCTGCTCTATCACGCATTCACCACCCGCATGATTTCGCGGAACTCGGCATTTTCCAGCACGTGGAGGTGCGTTCTACCATCAATCCATGGCAATTAGTAGGCGATGGCAGCAGCCTGCTGCGCCTTCTAACGAAAACGATGTTGCCAGGCTCGTGAGGATTTGTAGATGAATATGTTGCTGCTTATAGGATTATGGATAAGTACCGGTGCGCTTGCCGGGGCGCTGGCAAATGGGGCTAGAATACGCCCGCTTGCCTTGGGTCGCAGGGGATGGTTGTACATGCTCGCCGTGGGAGCTGGATCGGCCCTGCTTGGGGGATGGATCGCCACGCTACTGTTGGGGCCACAGTTTGCGACGCTGGCGGCGCTATGGACGGCGGTAGTGGGAGTAATTGTTTTTCCCTGGATAGTATGGCTTAAAAAAATCGCCGGGCCATATCATTGAAAAAGGTTAGCTACCGCATGGGCAGCGACTAAACCAACCGATGAAAAAGTCGCCGGGCCATGTCATTGAAAAATCGCCGGGCCATGTCATTGAAAAATCGCCGGGCTATGTCATTGAAACAGGCGCCGGGCTATGTCATTCTGAGCGCAGCGAAGAATCTGAGGCGACCACCAGATCTATCCCGCTCGCGAGAGATTCTTCGCTGCGCTCAGAATGACATGCGAGAGGTCTTTTTTCATGGCGAACTATTCCAACAGGCAAGAGAGCAACACCAGTTCGGCGGACTGATGTTGCTCTCTTGCCTGTTGGAATGCTATTTCACTGTTCCGATTGCGGCATCTGGATGCGCCGCCGGTCATGCCGGCGCGCCAGTTCGGCTACACGCAGCCGGCTCAACGCCCGTTCCAGCGCGGCCTGCATTTCAGCGCGCTCGGCGTCCGACGTCGCCTGCTCCAGGCGCTCTTGTGCCCTTCGCCGCGCCTCTTCGGCGCGCGCCTGGTCGATCTCCTCGGCGTGTTCAGCTGTATCCGCCAGCACCGTGACCGTATTGTTATTCACTTCGAGGAAACCGCCCGACACAAACAACGGCTCCTCCGCATCAC
It encodes the following:
- a CDS encoding F0F1 ATP synthase subunit epsilon codes for the protein MATRSRNVLHVEVVTAERELYNGEATMVVAPGSEGQLGILPQHAALLTTLKPGAMRIQLGDAEEPLFVSGGFLEVNNNTVTVLADTAEHAEEIDQARAEEARRRAQERLEQATSDAERAEMQAALERALSRLRVAELARRHDRRRIQMPQSEQ